A portion of the Parachlamydia sp. AcF125 genome contains these proteins:
- a CDS encoding DUF3820 family protein: protein MKPLFYDTETTGIKADKEFVIELAVYDPVDNRTFEKLINPGIPIPPEATAIHHITDEMVANAPSFGEIIEEFKEFCAGDVVLIAHNNDQFDIHFLRSEFRRCNQELPPWKFLDSLKWAKRYRNDLPRHTLQFLRGIYGIAENNAHRALDDVIVLHQVFSAMIDDLTIAEAYALLNQPKQIQHMPFGKHQGTPLKQVPSSYVQWLAGTGAFEKPENFELRQCFEKLGLLNVG from the coding sequence ATGAAACCTCTTTTTTACGACACAGAAACGACAGGCATTAAAGCTGACAAAGAGTTTGTCATTGAATTGGCTGTGTATGATCCGGTGGATAATCGCACCTTTGAAAAATTGATTAACCCTGGAATTCCTATCCCACCAGAGGCTACAGCAATTCACCATATTACCGATGAGATGGTTGCCAATGCCCCTTCATTTGGGGAAATCATCGAAGAATTTAAAGAGTTCTGTGCGGGGGACGTGGTATTAATCGCGCATAATAACGATCAATTTGATATCCACTTTCTACGTAGTGAATTTCGGCGATGTAACCAGGAACTCCCTCCTTGGAAGTTTCTAGATTCCTTAAAATGGGCAAAACGTTATAGAAACGATCTTCCAAGGCACACCTTACAATTTCTTCGAGGCATTTATGGAATTGCAGAGAACAATGCACACAGGGCTCTCGACGATGTGATTGTATTGCATCAAGTTTTCTCTGCCATGATAGACGACCTAACCATTGCTGAGGCATATGCTCTCCTGAATCAACCCAAACAGATTCAGCATATGCCTTTTGGGAAGCATCAAGGAACTCCTTTAAAACAGGTGCCTTCAAGTTACGTGCAGTGGCTAGCTGGCACAGGAGCATTCGAAAAGCCAGAAAACTTTGAATTGCGTCAATGCTTTGAAAAGCTAGGCCTCTTAAATGTCGGTTAA
- the fabD gene encoding ACP S-malonyltransferase, with translation MISPKLAFIFPGQGSQYPGMGKEFIETFPLAKQIFEEADDRLKRNLSRLILEGPEAELTETKNSQAAIYVTSYAILRCAQQEYPHLQPSFCAGLSLGEYTAATAAGNISFADGLALVQSRGQFMNDACEKTAGSMAVVLGLNAEAVEELVSALNLPNDLWVANYNCPGQVVISGTLKGIEAGSNAAKTKGAKRILPLQVHGAFHSGLMWEAEQRLAEHVRHAPLMDSPVPLVMNVTGSSANNLAEIRLNLIRQVTHSVRWQQGIEHICKNGIDQFIEFGCGKTLAGFNKRIGVPAPTLSIETLADLKSLAESFC, from the coding sequence ATGATCTCACCAAAATTAGCCTTTATTTTTCCTGGACAAGGCTCTCAATACCCTGGAATGGGGAAAGAATTTATTGAAACATTCCCTCTAGCCAAACAGATCTTTGAAGAAGCAGACGATCGGTTAAAGAGAAATCTTTCAAGGCTTATTTTAGAAGGGCCAGAAGCTGAGCTGACGGAAACAAAAAACAGCCAAGCTGCGATTTATGTCACAAGCTATGCGATTTTACGCTGCGCACAACAGGAATACCCTCACCTACAACCCTCCTTTTGCGCAGGACTAAGCCTCGGTGAGTACACTGCCGCTACAGCCGCAGGGAATATTTCATTTGCAGATGGATTGGCCCTCGTGCAATCTAGAGGACAGTTTATGAATGATGCTTGTGAAAAGACAGCGGGGAGCATGGCTGTCGTGCTAGGTTTAAATGCTGAAGCGGTCGAGGAACTCGTGAGCGCGCTAAATCTTCCGAATGACCTCTGGGTAGCAAATTATAACTGTCCGGGGCAAGTTGTGATTTCAGGCACTCTCAAGGGAATTGAAGCAGGCTCAAATGCCGCTAAAACTAAAGGCGCTAAGCGAATCCTCCCTCTTCAAGTGCATGGAGCATTTCATAGCGGCCTTATGTGGGAAGCTGAGCAACGACTTGCAGAACACGTGCGCCACGCTCCCTTAATGGATAGCCCTGTGCCCCTTGTGATGAATGTCACGGGTTCTTCTGCTAACAATCTAGCTGAAATCCGCTTAAACCTAATTAGACAGGTTACCCATTCTGTCCGCTGGCAACAGGGAATCGAACATATTTGTAAAAATGGAATCGATCAGTTTATTGAATTTGGATGCGGGAAAACGCTCGCAGGTTTCAATAAACGCATTGGAGTCCCCGCCCCCACTTTATCCATCGAAACTCTTGCGGATTTAAAATCTTTAGCGGAATCATTTTGTTAG
- the acpP gene encoding acyl carrier protein — protein sequence MTIEQEVIDIVVEQLGVDQGEVTLDKSFVEDLNADSLDLTELIMTFEERFKQYDCEISEEQAEKLKTVGDAVAFIQNCAEQKKG from the coding sequence ATGACAATAGAACAAGAAGTAATTGATATCGTCGTCGAACAGCTCGGTGTCGATCAAGGGGAGGTCACTCTTGACAAGTCATTTGTCGAAGATCTCAATGCAGATTCACTAGATCTTACCGAACTCATCATGACTTTTGAAGAACGCTTCAAGCAATATGATTGCGAAATTTCTGAAGAGCAAGCCGAAAAACTCAAAACAGTGGGGGACGCGGTAGCCTTCATCCAAAATTGTGCAGAACAAAAAAAAGGATAG
- a CDS encoding SDR family oxidoreductase, producing the protein MSVKLKIGILGCGYVGKAVAQSLKPHHEVTAFTRRVNRLEELATYANKVMVIEKTLDSLLENQQILIITIAPSQGDSYEECYLKTAQAIASCIAKCPNLRQIIYTSSTSVYGEYCGAWVDENTIPNPQNEKEQVLLQAEKVLLSLTSKTPSVCILRLGEIFGPGRELTRRFAGNGRKIFPGTGENFTNLTHLADIINVITFAINNALQGIYNLCLDIHPTRKLLYKQLCRRNHFPDPFWDTQAQTIHAGNKKVLCGKLRLAGYSLPFQGLA; encoded by the coding sequence ATGTCGGTTAAACTAAAAATTGGAATTTTAGGGTGCGGATATGTGGGAAAAGCAGTGGCACAATCTCTTAAGCCTCACCATGAGGTTACAGCCTTTACCCGTCGTGTAAATCGTTTAGAAGAATTAGCGACCTATGCCAACAAAGTCATGGTCATCGAAAAAACCCTCGATTCCTTGCTTGAGAATCAACAGATCCTCATTATCACTATTGCCCCCTCGCAAGGAGATTCCTACGAGGAATGCTACTTAAAAACCGCTCAGGCAATCGCTAGCTGTATAGCAAAATGCCCGAATCTAAGGCAAATCATTTACACAAGCAGTACCTCGGTATATGGAGAATATTGCGGTGCATGGGTAGATGAAAATACGATACCTAATCCACAAAATGAAAAAGAACAAGTTCTCTTACAGGCAGAAAAGGTGTTGCTCTCCTTAACTTCCAAAACTCCCAGCGTGTGCATTTTAAGGTTAGGAGAGATCTTCGGACCAGGACGAGAATTAACAAGGCGATTTGCAGGGAATGGTAGGAAAATTTTTCCTGGAACGGGAGAAAATTTTACCAATCTAACTCATCTCGCAGATATTATTAACGTTATTACTTTTGCCATAAACAACGCCTTGCAAGGGATTTACAATCTATGCCTCGACATTCATCCTACGCGTAAATTACTCTACAAACAACTCTGCAGGCGGAATCATTTTCCAGATCCCTTCTGGGATACCCAAGCACAAACAATTCATGCAGGCAATAAAAAGGTCCTTTGTGGTAAACTCAGATTAGCAGGATATTCGCTCCCCTTTCAGGGGTTAGCGTAA
- the recR gene encoding recombination mediator RecR, translated as MRYPSHLIKLIQVLKKLPGVGTRSAERFAFQLMEWEEEKLKEFGTLLSQVPEKIQACGLCGCLKDEGGECPFCNDPIRQTSKTLCLICSSRDAFSIEETREYKGLYHVLGGLLSPIAGFGPECLSLTTLKERIKTYQIDEVVIALGSTLEGDATALYIKRELSAFPIQVSRLAYGLPVGSSLDYVDGGTLARAFSGRASF; from the coding sequence ATGCGTTATCCCTCCCATTTGATTAAACTCATTCAGGTTTTAAAAAAATTACCGGGTGTCGGCACGAGAAGTGCAGAAAGGTTTGCCTTTCAATTGATGGAGTGGGAAGAGGAGAAATTGAAAGAATTTGGGACTCTTTTATCTCAAGTACCCGAAAAAATTCAAGCCTGTGGCTTGTGCGGTTGCTTGAAAGATGAAGGGGGGGAGTGCCCTTTTTGCAACGATCCCATTCGACAAACCTCTAAGACCCTGTGCCTGATCTGTTCATCCCGCGATGCCTTTTCTATCGAAGAAACGCGGGAATATAAAGGTTTATATCATGTGCTAGGTGGATTGCTGTCTCCCATCGCAGGCTTTGGCCCTGAATGCTTATCTCTTACTACTCTAAAAGAAAGAATCAAAACTTATCAAATAGATGAGGTAGTGATCGCCCTAGGTTCCACCCTCGAGGGAGACGCGACCGCGCTATATATTAAAAGAGAATTGAGCGCTTTTCCTATTCAGGTGTCTCGTTTAGCTTATGGGTTGCCTGTCGGAAGTTCCTTAGATTATGTCGATGGCGGGACTTTAGCCCGGGCTTTCTCGGGAAGGGCAAGTTTTTGA
- the fabG gene encoding 3-oxoacyl-[acyl-carrier-protein] reductase: MIALPHASIALVTGGNAGIGKAIAQQLAQAGATVIIFGTNRERGLAAVDEINALTERQSALFFQVNVSNTGEVDQAIQNVLGQFGHIDILVNNAGITRDNLLMKMSEADWDEVMDTNVKSCYNLCKSLARTMVKARKGKIINISSVIGLTGNAGQVNYASSKAALIGFTKALAKELAPRNICVNCIAPGFIETRMTDVMTEPQRKAILDTIPLGRMGTPDDIAQAALYLASPASNYMTGQVLVIDGGMVM; the protein is encoded by the coding sequence ATGATCGCTTTACCCCATGCATCCATCGCCCTTGTAACTGGGGGCAACGCAGGCATTGGCAAGGCTATTGCCCAACAATTAGCTCAAGCAGGCGCCACTGTCATTATTTTTGGTACAAATAGGGAGCGAGGCCTGGCCGCAGTTGATGAAATCAATGCCTTAACCGAAAGGCAATCTGCCTTATTCTTTCAGGTGAATGTCTCTAATACTGGGGAAGTCGATCAAGCTATCCAGAATGTTTTAGGACAATTTGGACATATCGATATTTTAGTGAATAATGCAGGCATCACGCGCGATAACTTGTTGATGAAAATGAGTGAAGCGGATTGGGATGAAGTCATGGATACCAACGTTAAGTCTTGCTACAATCTGTGTAAGTCACTTGCTAGAACGATGGTCAAAGCACGCAAGGGAAAGATCATCAACATCAGCTCTGTAATTGGCTTGACAGGAAATGCAGGACAAGTGAATTATGCATCTTCCAAAGCAGCGTTGATTGGGTTTACAAAAGCCCTAGCTAAAGAGCTTGCCCCACGCAATATATGTGTGAATTGCATTGCTCCTGGATTTATTGAAACGCGCATGACGGATGTGATGACAGAGCCCCAAAGAAAAGCGATTTTAGATACAATCCCTTTGGGTCGCATGGGGACTCCTGACGATATTGCCCAGGCAGCTTTATACCTAGCTTCTCCTGCATCCAACTACATGACAGGACAGGTCTTAGTGATTGACGGCGGAATGGTCATGTAA
- a CDS encoding YbjN domain-containing protein, producing MIKLKIEPIIEYLLTKNYKVKLQPETQQAYLLLEINKAEYPLFIRIFDENFLQLLLFFPQPIKKSCFNDSARLLHLINKEIDIPGFCMDEENGHVFYRTLIPAIDQKVEENLLVTFIESCKFLCQTFSSAIENVASGSLDFATVFERTREAKKP from the coding sequence ATGATCAAGTTAAAAATTGAGCCAATCATCGAATATCTCTTAACCAAAAATTATAAGGTGAAGCTACAACCTGAAACGCAACAAGCTTATCTTCTATTGGAAATTAACAAGGCAGAATATCCTCTTTTTATTCGCATATTTGACGAAAATTTTTTGCAGCTTCTCTTATTTTTTCCCCAGCCTATTAAAAAAAGCTGCTTCAATGATTCAGCCCGCTTACTTCATTTGATTAATAAAGAAATCGACATTCCCGGTTTTTGTATGGATGAGGAAAACGGACATGTTTTTTATCGCACTTTAATCCCGGCAATCGACCAAAAAGTCGAGGAAAACCTTTTGGTCACATTTATTGAATCTTGCAAATTTCTTTGCCAGACATTTTCTTCGGCTATTGAAAATGTGGCAAGTGGTAGTCTCGACTTTGCAACAGTCTTTGAACGCACCCGAGAAGCAAAAAAACCTTAA
- a CDS encoding beta-ketoacyl-ACP synthase III gives MTTHKRARIIGLGSYLPERILSNFDLEKIVDTSDEWISSRTGMKERRIAATDEFASDMGRKAALKALQKSGTSLEDIDIILVATTTPDYMMPTTANLIQAQLGAKNAAAVDFHAACTGFLYGLSLAKAYIESGMYRNVLLIATEKMSAFVDYTDRNTCILFGDGAAAALISGRGEGLLIGDVCLGSDGDQGHLITLLGGGARHPCSAESLKGGLHHFRMSGKEVFKHAVRRMTSAAEACISKAQLPPDQIEWLIPHQANERIIDAVGKNFAIPAEKIYKTVHKYGNTSAPSAAIALDELMQEHPIHENQNLLMVAFGAGLTWGASILTKCLY, from the coding sequence ATGACAACTCACAAAAGGGCGCGTATTATAGGTCTTGGTTCTTATTTGCCCGAACGGATTTTGAGCAATTTCGATCTAGAAAAAATCGTGGATACGAGTGACGAATGGATTTCATCCCGAACGGGGATGAAAGAAAGGCGAATTGCAGCCACTGATGAATTTGCTTCAGACATGGGAAGAAAAGCTGCTTTAAAAGCTTTGCAAAAAAGCGGAACTTCTCTTGAAGATATAGACATTATTTTAGTCGCTACCACTACTCCCGATTATATGATGCCTACTACTGCTAACCTGATCCAAGCTCAACTTGGGGCAAAGAATGCTGCTGCCGTCGATTTTCATGCAGCTTGTACCGGATTTCTTTACGGATTGTCTTTAGCTAAAGCCTATATTGAATCGGGCATGTATCGGAATGTTTTACTTATTGCGACTGAAAAAATGTCTGCTTTTGTAGATTATACCGACCGAAACACCTGCATTCTTTTTGGGGATGGAGCGGCGGCAGCCCTCATCTCAGGCCGAGGGGAAGGCCTGCTCATTGGCGATGTGTGTTTAGGCTCAGATGGCGATCAAGGCCACTTAATTACTCTCCTTGGAGGAGGTGCGCGGCACCCTTGTTCTGCAGAGTCATTAAAAGGGGGGTTGCACCATTTTAGGATGTCAGGCAAAGAAGTCTTTAAACACGCTGTACGTCGCATGACCTCTGCGGCTGAGGCGTGCATTAGCAAAGCCCAGTTGCCTCCTGATCAAATCGAATGGCTTATCCCTCATCAAGCCAACGAAAGAATTATCGATGCTGTGGGAAAAAATTTCGCTATTCCTGCAGAAAAAATCTACAAGACAGTGCATAAGTATGGCAACACTTCCGCTCCGAGTGCGGCTATTGCCCTCGATGAGCTGATGCAAGAACATCCCATTCACGAAAATCAAAATCTTTTAATGGTTGCTTTTGGAGCTGGATTGACGTGGGGAGCTTCTATCTTGACTAAATGCTTATACTAA